A genomic region of Venturia canescens isolate UGA chromosome 7, ASM1945775v1, whole genome shotgun sequence contains the following coding sequences:
- the snama gene encoding E3 ubiquitin-protein ligase RBBP6 isoform X1 yields the protein MSVHYKFKSTLDYDTVSFDGLHISVADLKKAIFHQKRIGKNTDFDLQITNAQTKEDYTDDNALIAKNTSLIVARVPLTVQQKRSWDRNEQPTFANSKEESNMGRSVDLTRLDGSEDDKIRAMMTQSTQDYDPSNYMKIRGANQTGEVPPNYRCYKCHQPGHWIKNCPSGVDREPIEIKKSTGIPRSFMVPVEGPLVPGAMMTPTGHYAVPAIDHQAYKEGKKERPPFAQDPEPVVEKPEIPEDLLCNICKDLLTDAVMIPCCGNSFCDECIRTFLLESEEHECPDCSEKDVSPETLIPNRFLRNAVMNFKNETGYAKRQIYRPIAQSNQTAQQPAIKIEKPKVEQQPSIVASQQDSNQLLATTTIVEPSEIPPNTPDSAMPQQFEEPVVTSILPGLLESPPDTELRVDNLTKLAVEEEPEVPPPPGTEPLLPIPSVNQTSPEKSLERKDINPEEKREHEDDYSEDQRPHERRRSFSKDNHRERREDHNRRFDNFRTVNRRRSLSPRHSQRVDYPSHGAPSPHRMNHPSSNKSYQDLPPGNNRYHYCADQRDIRRSTEDRPGTPTIDEPHLHGPTSVASQQPPLLPYPPGEERLTGQSQPPPQQPNYNQPPPNLTPHNALLPDPFMAHRIPMYPQHQTAPHYGPPRYDRPPYQQSGYRGAQIPRNYNGPPRPMRGMHHMGYRGVQPPPPGMGRTIHNGNPPGGVIVDPLEAFERMLREKDERDRRLGKHRRRSRTRSRSRSYTRSRSRSFGRRSPLPPRISRSRSPPPKRRSSRSPPPLRQRSRTPKRRSRSGSFSISRSRSYSRSQSPRGSISRDRDRDRDRDRDRDRERDRERDRERERDLPPRYRSPIRSPPRFHRERERERERDRERERDRPRSREPRETREPPGGSYNNYYNDSPAHDYGFRERERDLPPPSLPRDRPPIGPPRYPSRNHSSQHNIPPLLSHLPPVGGGSHPPPLMSLGPPQPDRKDYYDSYNRYSGPGSQRFSGATSPLRDTTYKRPFDDVAPPGTEGYYDLPPPGVDHPEKFPRDDRDKLRISKEHEDRERVKDHEGDDRERIGLRDERNRERDDRLDRGRERDDRGDRRPMDRERERDRERERAGDRDRDDPRDRPISGREHQDRIREKEERERRDKEKERGDDRHFRDRREADERSIDKRDYEKDRYREDRERHRMEEKSRGRERERKERDYEMEKDRDRHERYERHSVDRKKMKKSSSPHPTKRGNDAKEVSPERTTNSATTTSKRKDKDHDERSDEKKKEKKIKEKKKKKDGEEKEKKKKKKKEKRSNLKELMKEEAAAVKTRTMETENTIVETKSSLIENLSAKIEDPIIEPDGIRLLDDSVQSLITSSKETFEDKSLSMNPEPPESSIDSQRMIESTTEFGTNPPNPNFKPIPEVEEEDDEDDEEEEGEEEDEEDRKLLATRYDSLESRERSVVEKVDEKYSRRLIDDGEDESNSNLETTMSSIEAGLTNCGGVTTTTGTMSSQSSNEPKIDMPSTEGKSPKKDEFLAQLPELSKWERDDTAEKFDTAIESLSTEEPSAAGSSDESKSTKVVTSEVLKRAENAIFQKAINAIRPIEIKKISESRKILYQNPEPKIMEPEAVTTVATATTTVATNRDTRKSVNVTINVGRNERNVEITEMAKKSKLDRTKFKPVPENSNHSPTRLSAKERLGDKIEDEKDRKVGVAAGTGGTSAGVSSPAVPSGHAKNFTERRDSGKSDSARQRSRSPRALRDRRSSPIITERRSGDQASIAVISNNDRKVFLDDRKRDRERNERARERIDNKSINERHESRSSGAGGGGDSREQRTTDPRFEYRSRSDRPERERGEKDRSSDHRARTPPTQNPKRDQHYKNLIAAGALKRKEPSAGTTSLTEDEIERKREKKSREEKKRKKEHRSRSKSKDRKKRKEKKHKRDKDKSQDKKQKHRDAAASSSTAVPTPMEAAWNRDKITTAESSKKDDNDSHIEALSATVTAVATMMKKQRKNPRLVSDRKRSVLDEANFEPDYSASESDSEMEEGGGAGKSGNVVPAKKSKLEIEAAIAEGPVEKSIETKVPKKRVKSTSSEDYSTSDTDSSSSDTDSSEDSHRKRKKKHKKHKKRKSKRDSSSDSDSYSDSSNSSSDERHKKKSKKSKSKNKQAKKKKKAKHK from the exons ATGTCGGTTCACTACAAATTCAAATCCACATTGGATTATGACACAGTTTCATTCGACGGACTTCACATATCCGTTGCCGATCTCAAAAAGGCAATATTCCATCAGAAGCGTATAGGGAAAAATACGGACTTTGATCTGCAAATAACAAACGCTCAGACCAAGGAAG ATTACACCGACGACAATGCTCTCATTGCAAAAAACACGAGTCTCATAGTAGCTAGAGTTCCGCTGACCGTACAACAAAAGAGATCGTGGGATAGAAATGAGCAACCGACTTTTGCTAATTCCAAAGAAGAATCCAACATGGGCAGATCCGTCGATTTGACTCGATTGGATGGTTCCGAAGATGACAAAATTCGTGCTATGATGACTCAATCCACTCAAGACTATGACCCATCCaa TTACATGAAAATACGAGGTGCTAACCAAACGGGCGAAGTACCACCAAACTACCGATGTTACAAATGCCACCAACCGGGTCATTGGATTAAAAATTGTCCCTCTGGCGTTGACCGAGAACCGATAGAGATTAAGAAGAGTACGGGAATACCGAGAAGTTTTATGGTCCCTGTGGAAGGTCCCTTAGTTCCTGGAGCGATGATGACTCCCACTGGACATTACGCGGTGCCTGCTATCGATCA TCAAGCTTacaaggaaggaaaaaaagaacgacCGCCGTTCGCACAAGATCCTGAGCCGGTAGTCGAAAAACCGGAAATTCCGGAGGATCTCTTGTGCAACATTTGTAAAGATTTACTCACCGATGCAGTTATGATACCCTGTTGCGGTAATTCATTCTGCGATGAGT GTATCCGTACGTTTTTACTGGAATCTGAGGAACACGAGTGTCCCGATTGCAGCGAAAAAGACGTATCTCCCGAGACTCTGATACCCAATCGGTTTCTGCGTAACGCCgttatgaatttcaaaaatgagACGGGCTACGCGAAACGTCAAATTTATAGGCCCATCGCTCAATCGAATCAGACGGCTCAACAACCTGCCATTAAGATTGAAAAACCTAAAGTGGAACAACAACCGTCAATCGTAGCGTCGCAGCAGGATAGTAACCAACTTTTAGCAACAACGACGATCGTGGAACCTTCAGAAATTCCCCCCAATACTCCCGATTCTGCAATGCCTCAACAATTTGAAGAACCAGTTGTAACATCGATCTTACCTG GGTTGCTCGAATCTCCTCCGGATACCGAGTTACGCGTCGACAACTTGACGAAATTGGCAGTTGAGGAGGAACCAGAGGTTCCCCCGCCACCAGGTACTGAGCCGCTATTGCCCATTCCATCGGTTAATCAAACTTCTccagaaaaaagtttggagCGTAAGGACATTAACCCAGAGGAGAAGAGGGAACACGAAGATGATTACTCGGAAGACCAGAGGCCGCACGAACGCAGACGTAGTTTCAGTAAAGATAATCATCGCGAGAG AAGGGAAGATCACAATCGAAGATTCGACAACTTTAGAACAGTAAACCGCAGGCGGTCTCTTTCACCCAGACATTCGCAACGTGTAGACTATCCGTCTCACGGTGCTCCGTCTCCTCACCGCATGAATCATCCAAGCTCCAATAAAAGCTATCAGGATCTACCTCCAGGAAACAATCGTTATCATTATTGCGCCGATCAGAGGGACATTCGAAGATCGACCGAAGATCGACCTGGAACACCTACG ATCGACGAACCTCATCTACACGGGCCAACTTCTGTGGCGAGTCAGCAACCACCCCTCTTACCATATCCACCGGGTGAGGAGCGTCTCACCGGACAATCTCAGCCACCGCCGCAACAGCCAAATTATAATCAACCACCGCCAAATTTGACGCCGCACAATGCCCTGTTGCCGGATCCTTTCATGGCTCATAGAATACCAATGTATCCCCAACATCAAACTGCTCCGCACTATGGACCACCGAGATACGATAGGCCACCTTATCAACAATCGGGTTACAGAGGAGCACAGATACCCCGAAATTATAACGGCCCACCGAGGCCGATGCGAGGAATGCATCACA TGGGATACAGAGGAGTACAACCACCTCCACCGGGAATGGGACGAACAATACACAACGGAAATCCTCCTGGCGG AGTAATTGTCGACCCCCTCGAAGCTTTTGAACGCATGTTGCGAGAAAAAGACGAACGTGATCGCCGTCTCGGCAAGCACCGAAGACGCAGTCGCACGCGTTCGAGATCGCGAAGTTACACGAGGTCGCGATCACGATCATTTGGACGAAGGTCACCGTTGCCACCGCGAATCAGCAGATCTCGCAGTCCACCTCCAAAAAGACGATCCTCGAGATCTCCTCCACCACTCCGACAACGAAGTCGTACACCAAAACGAAGATCTCGGAGTGGTAGCTTCTCAATCAGCAG ATCCAGATCGTATTCTCGGAGTCAATCACCGCGTGGTTCTATCTCGCGAGACAGAGACAGGGATCGCGATCGAGATCGGGATCGTGACAGAGAACGCGATAGAGAAAGAGATCGGGAAAGAGAACGCGATTTGCCACCTCGATATCGATCTCCTATAAGATCTCCGCCAAG ATTTCACAGAGAACGGGAACGTGAACGAGAACGAGACCGTGAACGCGAACGAGATCGACCGAGATCTCGTGAACCGCGTGAAACACGTGAACCGCCAGGTGGCAGTTACAACAATTATTACAACGACTCACCGGCTCACGACTATGGTTTCcgggagcgagaaagagatttACCACCGCCTTCGTTGCCGAGAGACCGTCCGCCGATCGGTCCACCGCGTTATCCGTCACGCAATCATTCATCGCAGCACAATATACCACCGTTGTTGTCTCATCTACCACCGGTCGGCGGAGGTTCTCATCCACCTCCGCTCATGTCGCTGGGACCGCCACAACCGGACAGGAAAGACTATTATGATTCCTACAACAG GTATTCCGGTCCAGGTTCGCAAAGGTTTAGCGGTGCAACGAGTCCGCTACGAGACACGACATACAAGCGTCCTTTCGACGATGTCGCTCCACCCGGTACCGAGGGATATTATGATCTGCCACCACCAGGTGTCGATCATCCGGAGAAATTTCCTCGTGACGACCGTGATAAACTACGTATCTCGAAAGAACACGAGGATCGTGAAAGAGTCAAAGACCATGAGGGCGATGACCGCGAGCGGATCGGACTCAGAGACGAAAG GAATCGTGAACGCGACGATCGCCTTGACCGCGGACGTGAACGAGACGATCGTGGCGATCGCAGACCGATGGACCGTGAGCGCGAACGAGACAGAGAACGGGAACGGGCTGGCGATCGTGATAGAGATGATCCGAGAGATCGACCAATATCTGGACGCGAGCATCAAGATAGAATCCGTGAAAAAGAGGAACGCGAAAGACGAGATAAAGAGAAAGAACGCGGTGATGACAGACACTTCCGGGATCGTCGCGAGGCTGACGAGAGATCGATCGATAAGAGGGATTACGAGAAGGATCG TTACAGGGAAGATCGCGAGCGGCATAGGATGGAGGAGAAATCACgtggacgagagagagagcgtaAGGAACGTGATTACGAGATGGAAAAAGATCGCGATCGTCACGAGCGTTACGAGAGACACTCTGTCGATCGtaagaagatgaaaaagagTTCGAGCCCCCATCCGACGAAACGCGGTAACGACGCGAAGGAAGTTTCCCCCGAACGTACTACAAATAGCGCAACTACGACGAGCAAACGCAAGGACAAGGATCACGATGAGCGAtccgatgaaaagaaaaaagagaaaaagattaaggaaaagaagaagaagaaagatggtgaggagaaagaaaagaagaagaaaaagaaaaaggagaaacgcTCGAATCTGAAAGAATTAATGAAGGAAGAGGCTGCTGCTGTGAAAACGAGAACGATGGAAACTGAGAATACTATTGTTGAGACGAAATCGAGCTTGATTGAAAATCTATCAGCCAAAATAGAGGACCCGATTATTGAACCAGACGGAATAAGGTTATTGGACGATAGTGTACAATCGCTGATAACATCGTCGAAAGAAACATTTGAGGATAAATCGTTATCAATGAATCCGGAACCGCCGGAATCATCGATAGACTCGCAACGAATGATCGAGTCGACAACAGAATTCGGTACCAACCCACCGAACCCCAATTTCAAACCAATCCCAGAGGTCGAAGAagaagatgacgaagacgacgaagaagaggaaggagaagaagaggaTGAAGAAGACAGAAAATTATTGGCGACTCGATACGACAGTTTGGAGAGCAGGGAAAGAAGTGTCGTCGAAAaagtcgatgaaaaatattcgaggCGGCTAATCGATGATGGCGAAGATGAGAGCAACAGCAACCTCGAGACTACTATGTCGTCGATCGAGGCGGGACTTACGAATTGCGGCGGTGTAACAACAACCACCGGAACAATGTCGAGCCAATCATCGAACGAGCCAAAAATTGATATGCCAAGCACCGAAGGTAAATCACCGAAAAAGGACGAATTTTTGGCGCAACTTCCAGAACTCTCGAAATGGGAACGCGACGATACAGCAGAGAAATTCGACACCGCGATCGAATCCTTGTCGACGGAAGAGCCCTCAGCTGCGGGTAGCAGCGACGAGTCCAAATCCACCAAGGTCGTTACGTCCGAAGTTTTGAAGAGAGCGGAAAATGCAATATTCCAAAAAGCCATTAACGCCATCAGGCCGATCGAGATTAAGAAAATAAGCGAGAGTCGCAAGATACTCTATCAGAACCCTGAACCAAAGATAATGGAGCCGGAGGCAGTGACGACAGTAGCGACGGCGACAACAACAGTCGCGACTAATCGCGATACGCGTAAGAGCGTCAACGTAACGATAAACGTTGGTAGGAACGAGCGAAACGTAGAAATAACGGAAATGGCGAAGAAATCAAAACTCGATAGAACAAAATTCAAACCAGTGCCGGAAAATTCGAATCATTCGCCCACGAGATTATCGGCGAAGGAGAGGTTGGGTGACAAAATTGAGGACGAGAAAGATAGAAAGGTGGGCGTGGCTGCGGGTACGGGAGGGACGTCAGCGGGGGTGTCGTCACCGGCGGTACCGTCGGGGCATGCGAAAAATTTCACCGAGCGGAGAGATTCAGGAAAAAGTGATTCAGCGAGACAACGTTCGAGATCACCGAGAGCTCTGAGAGATCGGAGATCATCACCGATCATCACCGAACGACGCAGCGGTGATCAGGCATCGATTGCCGTAATTTCGAACAACGATCGTAAAGTCTTTTTGGACGATCGTAAGCGAGATCGCGAGAGGAATGAGAGAGCCCGCGAGCGAATCGACAACAAAAGCATCAACGAGAGACACGAGTCGAGGAGCAGCGGAGCGGGTGGCGGTGGTGACTCGAGAGAGCAGAGGACCACCGACCCTCGATTCGAATACCGATCGAGGAGCGATAGACCCGAGAGAGAACGGGGCGAGAAGGATCGCAGCAGTGATCATCGTGCTCGTACACCACCGACCCAAAATCCTAAAAGAGATCAACATTACAAAAATCTTATTGCCGCGGGTGCTCTTAAGCGCAAGGAACCGAGCGCGGGAACTACGAGTCTGACGGAGGACGAGATCGAGAGGAAACgggagaaaaaatcgagagaggagaaaaaacgaaagaaggaACATAGAAGCAGAAGTAAATCGAAGGATCGGAAAAAACGCAAGGAGAAGAAACACAAAAGGGACAAGGATAAGTCGCAGGATAAGAAACAGAAACACCGCGATGCTGCGGCTTCATCCTCGACAGCAGTTCCGACTCCGATGGAGGCAGCTTGGAACCGTGATAAAATTACTACGGCCGAGTCGAGCAAAAAAGACGACAATGATTCGCATATCGAGGCGTTATCGGCGACCGTCACGGCAGTCGcgacgatgatgaaaaaacaacGCAAAAATCCGAGGCTCGTCTCCGACCGTAAGCGAAGTGTACTCGACGAGGCAAACTTCGAACCCGATTATTCGGCCTCGGAATCCGACTCCGAGATGGAAGAAGGCGGTGGTGCCGGAAAATCCGGTAATGTTGTGCCCgcgaaaaaatcgaagctCGAAATTGAAGCCGCCATTGCTGAGGGTCccgttgaaaaatcgatcgaaacgaaGGTTCCGAAGAAACGCGTGAAATCAACGAGCTCGGAGGATTACTCGACGAGCGACACCGACAGCTCCTCCAGCGATACCGACAGCTCCGAAGATTCTCACCGGAAACGAAAGAAGAAACATAAAAAGCACAAGAAACGGAAGTCAAAAAGAGATTCCAGCTCGGATTCGGACAGTTATTCCGATTCTTCCAACTCGAGCTCGGATGAGAGAcacaagaaaaaatcgaaaaaatccaAGAGCAAGAACAAACAagcgaaaaagaagaaaaaagctaaACACAAATGA